The Urbifossiella limnaea genome has a window encoding:
- a CDS encoding PSD1 and planctomycete cytochrome C domain-containing protein, protein MFRTRLTAAVALGAVAAGLTVRHAGGQPAAAPKAFAQADVDFYEKEVRPILAANCLKCHGADEKIKGGLSLATRESVLEGGDTGPAVDLKTHAASLLLKAVDYKDESMRMPPKGKLPDKDIAVLRKWVGAGLPYPADKLTAKGGAKHKEKGGVVTEEAKRYWAFQPVKRPAVPAVKNPAWVQTPIDAFVLAKLDEKNLRPVRPADRAAIVRRAYYDLWGLPPTPEQVDAFVKDPAADAWPKLIDALLASPHYGEKWGRHWLDVVRYAETNGYERDGPKPYAWRYRDYVIRAFNADKPFDVFVKEQLAGDELPGYNPEAVIATGFYRLGIWDDEPADPKQALYDGYDDLVTVTGQGFLGITLNCNRCHDHKADPFPHADYYRFLSFFRDIRPFSDTRGVSSSTNMTDITPPERRKVYEAELLERQAKVADLTTKMRAVEDAAIKKMPAEDQRASEGPDRPQVVAKVPGYLSAREKADYVALKKDRTELEKRPRPLGQEFALSVNNCDPRPPAVFVLPRGNPHAKGAEVQPGFPQVLGVPDPTIPAPPAGVKTSGRRTVLANWIASKDNPLTARVMVNRVWQGHFGRGIVPSSNDFGKLGEAPTHPELLDWLAADFVDGGWTLKRLHKLIMTSAVYQLASAGDDTNLRADPANTRLWRFPMRRLTAEEVRDSVLAVSGSLNPKMFGASVYPKIPREVLAGQSVPGQGWPETKGDEANRRTVYVGVKRSLQVPILATHDQADTDNSCPVRYTTTVPTQALGLLNGEFTNEQAVTFAVRLQRESPGDVPAQVTRAVRLTTGRTPPPAEVAKDVAFVNDQRSRHGLDERTALARYCLLLLNTNEFVYLD, encoded by the coding sequence ATGTTTCGCACCCGCCTCACCGCTGCCGTCGCCCTCGGGGCCGTCGCCGCCGGGCTGACCGTCCGCCACGCCGGCGGTCAGCCCGCCGCCGCGCCGAAGGCGTTCGCCCAGGCCGACGTGGACTTTTACGAGAAGGAAGTCCGCCCCATCCTGGCCGCGAACTGCCTCAAGTGCCACGGCGCGGACGAGAAGATCAAGGGCGGCCTCAGCCTCGCCACGCGCGAATCCGTGCTCGAAGGCGGCGACACCGGCCCGGCCGTGGACCTGAAGACCCACGCCGCCAGCCTGCTCCTCAAGGCCGTGGACTACAAGGACGAGTCGATGCGGATGCCCCCCAAGGGCAAGCTCCCCGACAAGGACATCGCCGTCCTGCGGAAGTGGGTCGGCGCCGGCCTTCCTTACCCCGCCGACAAGCTGACCGCGAAGGGCGGGGCGAAGCACAAGGAGAAGGGCGGCGTCGTCACCGAGGAGGCGAAGCGCTACTGGGCGTTCCAGCCGGTGAAGCGCCCCGCCGTGCCGGCGGTGAAGAACCCGGCGTGGGTCCAGACGCCGATCGACGCCTTCGTCCTGGCGAAGCTCGACGAGAAGAATTTGCGCCCCGTACGCCCCGCCGACCGCGCGGCGATCGTCCGCCGGGCCTACTACGACCTGTGGGGGCTGCCGCCGACGCCGGAGCAGGTGGACGCCTTCGTGAAGGACCCGGCGGCGGACGCCTGGCCGAAGCTGATCGACGCCCTCCTCGCGTCGCCGCACTACGGCGAGAAGTGGGGCCGCCACTGGCTCGACGTGGTCCGCTACGCCGAGACGAACGGCTACGAGCGCGACGGCCCCAAGCCGTACGCCTGGCGGTACCGCGACTACGTCATCCGGGCGTTCAACGCGGACAAGCCGTTCGACGTGTTCGTCAAAGAGCAACTCGCCGGCGACGAGTTGCCCGGGTACAACCCGGAGGCCGTGATCGCCACCGGGTTCTACCGGCTGGGCATCTGGGACGACGAACCGGCCGACCCCAAGCAAGCGCTCTACGACGGCTACGACGACCTCGTGACCGTGACCGGCCAGGGGTTTCTTGGCATCACGCTGAACTGCAACCGCTGCCACGACCACAAGGCCGACCCGTTCCCGCACGCCGACTACTATCGGTTCCTGTCGTTCTTCCGCGACATCCGCCCGTTCAGCGACACCCGCGGCGTGTCGTCCAGCACCAACATGACCGACATCACCCCGCCCGAGCGGCGGAAGGTGTACGAGGCCGAGTTGCTGGAGCGGCAGGCGAAGGTCGCCGACCTGACGACGAAGATGCGGGCTGTCGAGGACGCGGCCATCAAGAAGATGCCCGCCGAGGACCAGCGTGCCAGTGAGGGCCCGGACCGGCCGCAGGTGGTGGCCAAGGTGCCCGGCTACCTCAGCGCCCGCGAGAAGGCCGACTACGTGGCGCTGAAGAAGGACCGCACCGAGCTGGAGAAGCGGCCGCGGCCACTCGGGCAGGAGTTCGCGTTGTCGGTGAACAACTGCGACCCGCGGCCGCCGGCCGTGTTCGTGCTCCCGCGCGGCAACCCGCACGCCAAGGGGGCCGAGGTCCAGCCCGGCTTCCCGCAAGTGCTCGGCGTGCCGGACCCGACCATCCCCGCACCGCCGGCTGGCGTTAAGACGAGCGGCCGCCGCACCGTGCTGGCGAACTGGATCGCGTCGAAGGACAACCCGCTGACCGCACGGGTGATGGTGAACCGCGTGTGGCAGGGGCACTTCGGCCGCGGGATCGTGCCGTCGTCGAACGACTTCGGCAAGCTCGGCGAGGCTCCGACGCACCCCGAGTTGCTCGACTGGCTCGCCGCCGACTTCGTTGACGGCGGCTGGACGCTGAAGCGCCTCCACAAGCTCATCATGACCTCGGCCGTGTACCAGCTCGCGTCCGCCGGCGACGACACGAACCTGCGAGCCGACCCGGCGAACACTAGGCTGTGGCGCTTCCCGATGCGGCGGCTGACGGCCGAGGAGGTCCGCGACTCGGTGCTGGCCGTCAGCGGCTCGCTGAACCCGAAGATGTTCGGCGCGAGCGTCTACCCGAAGATCCCGCGCGAGGTGCTGGCCGGGCAGTCGGTTCCCGGCCAGGGGTGGCCGGAGACGAAGGGCGACGAGGCGAACCGCCGCACGGTGTACGTCGGTGTGAAGCGGTCGCTGCAAGTGCCGATCCTGGCGACGCACGACCAGGCCGACACCGACAACAGCTGCCCCGTCCGCTACACGACGACGGTGCCGACACAGGCGCTCGGATTGCTCAACGGCGAGTTCACGAACGAGCAGGCGGTCACGTTCGCGGTCCGGCTCCAGCGCGAGTCGCCCGGCGACGTTCCCGCGCAGGTGACGCGCGCCGTCCGCCTCACGACCGGCCGCACGCCCCCGCCGGCCGAGGTGGCGAAGGACGTGGCGTTCGTGAACGACCAGCGATCGCGCCACGGGCTGGACGAGCGCACGGCGCTGGCCCGGTACTGTCTGCTGCTGCTGAACACGAACGAGTTCGTCTACCTCGACTGA
- the rtcA gene encoding RNA 3'-terminal phosphate cyclase: MSAGMIELDGSRGEGGGQILRSALALAALTARPFKLLNIRANRPKPGLQPQHLMCVKAAGAICGAIYKGASVGSAVLYFEPGPVKAGNYTFSIGTAGSTSLVLHTVALPLALRGDAPSTVTVTGGTHNTHAPCYHFNTTTWGGYLKRLGIDLDQEMIRPGFYPRGGGEVRATIHPCTRVRGMTLTTTPELTTAGGFSAVAGLPEGIARRQARRLSVRLKADGVESHIPLEEWEAANPGTVAAVIFRQAPVPTLFFGLGERGKPAESVADDAADEALRYRAAAAPVDPHSADQLLLPLVFSPDGSTFRTSEVTRHLTTNIDTVRAFVDREVVLEGREGEPGTVRVAPAPG, from the coding sequence GTGTCAGCCGGCATGATCGAACTCGACGGCAGCCGCGGCGAAGGCGGCGGACAAATCCTCCGCAGCGCCCTCGCGCTCGCCGCCCTCACCGCCCGGCCGTTCAAGCTCCTGAACATCCGGGCGAACCGCCCCAAGCCGGGGCTCCAGCCGCAGCACCTGATGTGCGTGAAGGCCGCGGGCGCGATCTGCGGCGCGATTTACAAAGGCGCCTCGGTCGGCTCCGCGGTGCTGTACTTCGAGCCGGGGCCGGTGAAGGCGGGGAACTACACCTTCTCCATCGGCACGGCCGGGTCCACGTCGCTGGTGCTGCACACGGTCGCGCTGCCGCTCGCCCTTCGGGGCGACGCGCCGAGTACGGTCACGGTCACCGGCGGCACGCACAACACGCACGCCCCGTGCTACCACTTCAACACCACCACCTGGGGCGGCTACCTGAAGCGGCTTGGCATTGACCTGGACCAGGAGATGATCCGCCCCGGCTTCTACCCGCGCGGCGGCGGCGAGGTCCGCGCCACCATCCACCCGTGTACCCGCGTCCGCGGAATGACCCTCACGACCACCCCCGAGCTGACCACCGCCGGCGGCTTCTCGGCCGTCGCCGGACTGCCCGAAGGGATCGCCCGCAGGCAAGCCCGGCGGCTGTCGGTGCGCCTGAAGGCGGACGGCGTCGAGTCGCATATTCCGCTGGAGGAGTGGGAGGCCGCGAACCCCGGCACCGTGGCCGCGGTGATCTTCCGGCAGGCACCCGTGCCGACACTGTTCTTCGGCCTGGGCGAGCGCGGTAAGCCGGCCGAATCGGTGGCCGACGACGCCGCGGACGAGGCCCTCCGCTACCGCGCCGCGGCCGCCCCGGTCGACCCGCACTCCGCTGACCAACTCCTCCTGCCGCTGGTGTTCTCGCCGGACGGCAGCACCTTCCGCACGTCGGAGGTGACGCGCCACCTGACAACGAACATCGACACCGTGCGGGCGTTCGTCGATCGCGAGGTGGTGTTGGAGGGCCGCGAGGGCGAACCCGGCACGGTGAGGGTGGCGCCGGCGCCCGGTTGA
- a CDS encoding metallophosphoesterase: protein MPALSRREFIAAGAVAPGLVGAQPADEPVSFFVVGDTHYLADREDVKKLDSRSGPVTTRLVDTLNRLPGTAIPATAGGGTVRTPRGLLHAGDLIDTGDKPNVAAHETEWNAFAADFGLTGTDGRLKLPVYEVHGNHDSPRGDGLVVKQIAARNRRRPGVVNVSPNGVHYSWDWGLVHGVALGIVVGQVPAITRRRRYAPLDSLDFLAADLREKVGTSGRPVVILHHVDMLRYAGPTDVPDAAATAREWDPADVKGYHDVLKGYNVAAVFYGHTHARNVFRWDGSNRAAAAGIPVFNVDNGSHFAMQAQAFYYVEIGADRTTVREYATPDNYQTGGWTPQTWTAPVAAK, encoded by the coding sequence ATGCCCGCCCTCTCCCGCCGTGAGTTCATCGCCGCCGGCGCCGTCGCGCCGGGGCTCGTCGGTGCGCAGCCCGCCGACGAGCCGGTGTCGTTCTTCGTCGTCGGCGATACGCACTACCTCGCCGACCGCGAGGACGTGAAGAAACTCGACTCGCGCTCGGGGCCGGTCACGACGCGGCTCGTCGATACGCTCAACCGCCTCCCTGGCACCGCCATCCCCGCCACCGCTGGCGGCGGCACGGTGCGCACGCCGCGCGGCCTCCTCCACGCCGGCGACCTGATCGACACCGGCGACAAGCCGAACGTCGCGGCGCACGAAACGGAGTGGAACGCCTTCGCCGCCGACTTCGGCCTCACCGGCACCGACGGCCGGCTCAAACTCCCCGTCTACGAGGTCCACGGCAACCACGACTCGCCGCGCGGCGATGGTCTCGTCGTGAAGCAGATCGCCGCCCGCAACCGCCGCCGGCCCGGGGTCGTAAACGTGTCGCCAAACGGCGTCCACTACTCCTGGGACTGGGGCCTCGTCCACGGCGTCGCGCTCGGAATCGTGGTCGGGCAGGTACCGGCCATCACGCGCCGCCGGCGGTATGCGCCGCTGGACAGCCTCGACTTCCTCGCCGCCGACCTACGCGAAAAGGTCGGCACGTCCGGCCGGCCGGTCGTGATCCTGCACCACGTGGACATGCTCCGCTACGCCGGCCCGACCGACGTGCCCGACGCCGCGGCGACCGCCCGCGAGTGGGACCCGGCCGACGTGAAGGGCTATCACGACGTGTTGAAGGGGTACAACGTGGCGGCCGTGTTCTACGGCCACACCCACGCCCGCAACGTGTTCCGGTGGGACGGCTCGAACCGCGCCGCGGCGGCCGGCATCCCGGTGTTCAACGTGGACAACGGGTCTCACTTCGCCATGCAAGCTCAGGCGTTCTACTACGTCGAGATCGGGGCCGACCGCACCACCGTCCGCGAGTACGCGACGCCGGACAACTACCAGACCGGCGGCTGGACGCCGCAGACGTGGACGGCGCCGGTCGCGGCCAAGTAG
- a CDS encoding DUF2293 domain-containing protein — MSDQTLTARPGPTDRTVRTADGKVIPVPDGWELLPPGDPGVTRRVKAAGPSWTVQEQRGRKVFSRGVWAPAATIAAVRAELEVERADPAYARKLAAGAKRREAAQAEYVEDFTAAVRDYLRFDARYADLAGRFAVAVAAHATPVGSGTVARTKRIPVERRAEAAVIAWLRHQTTAYDDMHVARVKGARREVRRKLAAGSKALLDRYRRGEPVPPTGCVLERGLAKAARAG, encoded by the coding sequence ATGTCCGACCAGACGCTGACCGCCCGCCCCGGCCCAACCGACCGCACCGTCCGCACCGCCGACGGCAAGGTGATTCCCGTTCCCGACGGCTGGGAACTGCTCCCGCCCGGCGACCCGGGTGTGACGCGCCGCGTGAAGGCCGCCGGCCCGAGCTGGACGGTGCAGGAGCAGCGCGGCCGCAAGGTGTTCTCCCGCGGCGTGTGGGCTCCCGCCGCGACCATCGCGGCCGTGCGCGCCGAACTGGAGGTCGAACGCGCCGACCCGGCCTACGCCCGCAAACTGGCCGCGGGCGCGAAGCGGCGGGAGGCGGCACAGGCGGAATACGTCGAGGACTTCACCGCTGCCGTGCGGGACTACCTGCGGTTCGATGCGCGGTATGCCGATCTGGCGGGCCGCTTCGCGGTTGCCGTCGCGGCGCACGCCACGCCAGTCGGTAGCGGTACGGTGGCCCGTACGAAGCGCATCCCCGTCGAACGGCGGGCGGAGGCGGCGGTCATCGCCTGGCTGCGCCACCAGACGACGGCCTACGACGACATGCACGTCGCGCGGGTGAAGGGGGCTCGCCGCGAGGTGCGGCGGAAGCTGGCGGCGGGGTCGAAGGCGTTGCTCGACCGCTACCGGCGGGGGGAGCCGGTGCCGCCGACGGGATGCGTTCTCGAACGTGGGCTCGCGAAGGCGGCGCGGGCGGGGTGA
- a CDS encoding phytanoyl-CoA dioxygenase family protein, which yields MNAAPTAFRAVLGQDELSNIPRDLSFHPSVNEQPKVLTPEQIARFNRDGYLKPFRFFSPEEAADIRCYFDQLLARYAAEGKDSYSISSAHLRHGRVWDILTNPRIVAVVSDLLGAGVIAWGSHFFCKMPGDGKAVSWHQDASYWPLSPSKAVTVWLAIDDADRGNACMRVIPGTHVLGHLTWQLSEQDESNVLNLTVPGVEKYGDPVYVELKAGEASLHSDLLLHGSEMNTSSRRRCGLTLRYTASDVTAHLGWADKGVVVAGPPPAHWANRPRPTEE from the coding sequence ATGAACGCCGCACCGACCGCGTTCCGTGCCGTCCTCGGCCAGGACGAACTCTCCAACATCCCGCGCGACCTCTCGTTTCACCCGTCGGTCAACGAGCAGCCGAAGGTGCTCACGCCGGAGCAAATTGCGCGATTCAACCGCGACGGCTACCTCAAGCCGTTCCGCTTCTTCAGCCCCGAGGAAGCCGCCGACATCCGCTGCTACTTCGACCAGTTGCTGGCCCGATATGCGGCCGAAGGGAAGGACAGTTACTCGATCAGTTCGGCCCACCTGCGGCACGGCCGGGTGTGGGACATCCTCACGAACCCGCGGATCGTCGCGGTCGTGTCGGACCTGCTGGGGGCGGGCGTGATCGCGTGGGGGTCCCACTTCTTCTGCAAGATGCCGGGCGACGGCAAGGCCGTGAGCTGGCACCAGGACGCGAGCTACTGGCCGCTCTCGCCGAGCAAGGCGGTGACGGTGTGGCTCGCCATCGACGACGCCGACCGTGGCAACGCCTGCATGCGCGTCATCCCCGGGACGCACGTCCTCGGCCACCTGACGTGGCAGTTGAGCGAGCAGGACGAGAGTAACGTGCTGAACCTGACGGTGCCGGGCGTCGAAAAGTACGGCGACCCGGTCTACGTCGAGTTGAAGGCCGGCGAGGCGTCGCTCCACTCGGACCTGCTGCTGCACGGGTCGGAGATGAACACGTCGTCGCGCCGCCGCTGCGGGCTGACGCTGCGGTACACCGCGTCCGACGTGACGGCCCACCTCGGCTGGGCCGACAAGGGCGTGGTCGTGGCCGGCCCGCCGCCGGCGCACTGGGCCAACCGGCCGCGGCCGACCGAGGAGTGA
- a CDS encoding DUF1501 domain-containing protein, which yields MSRNQFCGRTRREFLWEAGAGFTGLALASQLDRDGFFPRAAAQDGPAPAAPPRSFVNPMAPKPPMFPAKAKSVIFIFCYGGPSQVDTFDHKPELYRLDGRTIPVRTFGRGGHKAEGRVVGPKWQFKPYGRCGKLVSDLFPNVGSCVDDIAFVHSLYAESPIHGSALLMMNSGRILSGHPSLGGWVTYGLGSENENLPGYVVMLDKTGGPISGPKNWSSGYMPAAYQGVVIRADRTPIHDLAPPPGFTREQQRTLLDRLKEKNEEHLAARRDNTELAARIASYELAFKMQQHAPEAVDFAQETAETKALYGIGDEKTDDFGRKCLLARRLVERGVRFVQVYSGGAHNDDNWDAHTDMVRNHGKHAGATDKPVAGLLKDLKRKGLLDETIVVWGGEFGRQPTAEYAQGTGRDHNSYGFTMWLAGGGIKGGVSVGKTDELGNNAVEDRFHVKNLHATILNQMGLDPNRLSYFYGGLDQKLVGVEGAEPIRQII from the coding sequence ATGTCCCGAAACCAGTTCTGCGGCCGCACCCGCCGCGAGTTTCTGTGGGAGGCCGGCGCCGGGTTCACCGGCCTGGCCCTCGCCTCGCAACTCGACCGCGACGGCTTCTTCCCCCGAGCCGCGGCCCAGGACGGCCCCGCGCCCGCCGCACCGCCGCGGTCGTTCGTCAACCCGATGGCGCCGAAGCCGCCGATGTTCCCGGCCAAGGCGAAGTCGGTCATCTTCATCTTCTGCTACGGCGGCCCGAGCCAGGTCGATACGTTCGACCACAAGCCCGAACTGTATCGGCTCGACGGCCGTACCATCCCGGTGCGCACGTTCGGCCGCGGCGGCCACAAGGCCGAGGGACGTGTGGTCGGCCCGAAGTGGCAGTTCAAGCCCTACGGCCGCTGCGGCAAGCTCGTCAGCGACCTGTTCCCGAACGTCGGCAGCTGCGTGGACGACATCGCGTTCGTCCACTCGCTGTACGCCGAGAGCCCGATTCACGGCTCGGCCCTCTTGATGATGAACAGCGGCCGCATCCTCAGCGGCCACCCGAGCCTCGGCGGCTGGGTCACGTACGGCCTCGGCAGTGAGAACGAGAACCTGCCCGGGTACGTGGTCATGCTCGACAAGACCGGCGGGCCGATCAGCGGGCCGAAGAACTGGTCGAGCGGCTACATGCCGGCGGCGTACCAGGGCGTCGTCATCCGCGCCGACCGCACCCCGATCCACGACCTGGCCCCGCCACCCGGCTTCACCCGCGAGCAACAGCGCACCCTGCTCGACCGGCTGAAGGAGAAGAACGAGGAGCACCTGGCCGCGCGCCGCGACAACACCGAGTTGGCGGCTCGCATCGCCAGCTACGAGCTGGCGTTCAAGATGCAGCAGCACGCCCCCGAGGCCGTGGACTTCGCCCAGGAGACGGCCGAGACGAAGGCGCTGTACGGCATCGGCGACGAGAAGACGGACGACTTCGGCCGCAAGTGCCTCCTCGCCCGCCGGCTCGTGGAGCGCGGGGTGCGGTTCGTGCAGGTGTACAGCGGCGGAGCCCACAACGACGACAACTGGGACGCCCACACGGACATGGTCCGCAACCACGGCAAGCACGCCGGCGCGACCGACAAGCCGGTCGCCGGGCTGCTGAAGGACTTGAAGCGGAAGGGGCTGCTCGACGAGACGATCGTGGTGTGGGGCGGCGAATTCGGTCGGCAGCCGACGGCCGAGTACGCCCAGGGGACGGGCCGCGACCACAACTCGTACGGGTTCACGATGTGGCTCGCCGGCGGCGGCATCAAGGGCGGCGTGAGCGTCGGCAAGACGGACGAGTTGGGGAACAACGCCGTCGAGGACCGGTTCCACGTCAAGAACCTGCACGCGACGATTCTCAACCAGATGGGCCTCGACCCGAACCGGCTGAGCTACTTCTACGGCGGCCTCGACCAGAAACTGGTGGGCGTCGAGGGCGCGGAGCCGATCCGCCAAATCATCTGA
- a CDS encoding 4Fe-4S single cluster domain-containing protein, translated as MTRTTEQPTVRIAQVVACTEAEGPGKRFAVWFQGCPLRCPGCCNPEFLPFDGGDQRTVADVADEMERARDREGVEGITLLGGEPFSHPVGAVELADAARLLNLSVMVFSGYTLDQLRDRPDAAGLLDRTDILVDGPYLRDQPDTERRWIGSRNQGIHFLTNRYRFDDQWRKRNTLEIRVRGGEVTVNGFPAGAAAGLWKGWRRTPVAGAAS; from the coding sequence ATGACCCGCACGACCGAACAGCCGACGGTGCGCATCGCCCAGGTGGTGGCGTGTACCGAGGCGGAGGGGCCGGGGAAGCGATTCGCGGTGTGGTTCCAGGGCTGCCCCCTCCGCTGCCCCGGCTGCTGCAACCCCGAGTTCCTGCCGTTCGACGGCGGGGACCAGCGCACGGTGGCGGACGTAGCGGACGAGATGGAGCGCGCCCGTGACCGCGAGGGCGTCGAGGGAATCACGTTGCTCGGCGGGGAGCCCTTCTCCCACCCTGTCGGTGCAGTTGAACTCGCGGACGCGGCCCGGTTATTGAACCTCAGCGTGATGGTGTTCAGCGGCTACACCCTCGACCAGCTCCGCGACCGACCCGACGCCGCCGGCCTGCTCGACCGCACCGACATCCTCGTGGACGGCCCGTACCTGCGCGACCAACCGGACACCGAGCGCCGCTGGATCGGCTCTCGCAACCAGGGCATTCACTTCCTCACCAATCGTTACCGCTTCGACGACCAGTGGCGGAAGCGAAACACGCTCGAAATCCGCGTCCGGGGCGGCGAGGTGACCGTGAACGGCTTCCCGGCCGGGGCCGCCGCGGGGTTGTGGAAGGGGTGGCGCCGCACGCCCGTCGCGGGCGCCGCGTCATGA